The nucleotide window CAggccttcttcctcctctcacccTTGTAACCTCAGCCTCCACTATGGTGACTTGAGCTGTCAACAGATGGCTGATCCAACACTGTGTGTTGACTTAGTCAAAGTTGGGAAAAGAAACCAGGTGttccctctctgctcctctcctcacctctttGCTCTTCCATTTCCTCTTTCAGCTTCTCCAGCCCTACTTAACTTAGTGGAGTCACTGATGTTTTGAAAAGCATCCATAATTGGTAAACCACATAAAGCGTTTCATAGGTTTGATAACACTGGCACCTTCATATTAAATTATAGATAAATAGATTACGGCCCATGACACAGTTCATTTATGACCTTTGCTACTTTATAGTGAGATTACCAGGAAACCAgcagagactccaggaagtttGTCAACCATAATGATGCCGTCTTGCAAACAGAATTCTGCCTCCACTGGTGAAATTATGTTTGCGAGAGGGGCAGGCTGAGCCATATTGAGGCCTCAGAGCAGTGCTGTAGAATGGCAGATTCTAGGTTCAGCTGCTTGGTTCATACTAGGCTCTCCTGTGTGACTCGGGCTGGATTCAGTTGATGTAGACTGAGTTTCATCGCTACAAGAAAAACTTAGACTGTTTAAGACCATCAAACAAattctgtgtgtatgcataacacacacacacacacacacacacacacacacacacacacacacacacacacacaaacaaacacacacacacacacacacccatactaACCAATTGTTTAGGGAAGAGCTCTTGTTGAGGTAGCTCCTGGTAATTAATGGATGGGCGAGGACTTCACTGGGGATAATTCGCTCTCTGGCATCCCACTGAAGCATTGCCTTCAACAGGTTGATGCACTCCTTCATTTCATCGGCCTCTGATTTATTTATCTAGTTTaggaaacaattaaaaaatcaCCTCACCTCATTCTTGAACCATCTTCAGAAGTTATAAAAGGACAATCAATGAGGTCACTTTTAAGCAGCTGTTGACTATTAAAGACCTACCGTTATCACTTCATCCAGTGAGCGGAATGTGTAGCGCCTGTTGTCAGATTTTCTCAAACCCCAATACTCCTAAAAAAAGGTGAAGTACTTAAAATGCATGTATTTCTCAACAAAATCAACTGATAAACTGAAGGAAAATGTTTGAAGCTATTATATTCATATGTTatggataaaatattttaaatggcaAATAAGGGGTATTTTACTATGAGCTCCCAGTGTTGAGAATCTGTCTCTGTGAAGTAGTCTCTTGATTCACTTCCTACATTGATAACATGGGCTGGTGGCAGACCAAGGAGGTCAACAATGTACTGTAGCTGGAGACAAAACACAGCATCACATCAAGATATTCAACTTCTTTTTGAAACTCTCTGGTACagtcaaaatgaaaaacttAAAAGCCGGTTTATAAAGATTCAAACTGATGATGGCTCCTTCCGTAAGATTTTAGCACTGCTTAATCTGTTGGTGATACAATGAAAAGCAACATAAGGATCCAGTTATAATAAATTACTTACCATCTCATAGTTATTTCTTCCTGGGAACAGTATTGAGCCCACAACCATTTTTCCCATCACACAGCCCAATGACCACATGTCAATGGCTTCAGTAAATGGTAGTCTCAATATAATTTCAGGAGCCCTGAATGTGGAATAAAAATAACCAACGTATTTTAATTACTGAAGCACAATGTAGCACATAATATAATGATAACATTAGTGCAAAGTTAACACAGCAGATAATCTCCCGACAGCTCATATGAATAGgtaacatacacatgcacatacagagCTTATTATGTTGTGGTAGAACAAGGAAAATGCAAACACTACAGTACTGTACAATAAAGATCAGTGCTTCTTAAGACCTCACCTATTGGAATAACCATGATCAATGTGGCTCTGCTCTGCGCTACATGTGGAAATAGCCATGCCAAAGTCAATTAGCTTTACTCTGAATGGTCTGACACGATCCATCAGCATAATGTTATTTGTGTTAACATCACTGTGGATCACACCGATCTTCTTAAGTGCATCAAGTGCTTCAGCCATCTGCAaataataaacagtgacatgtgAGACttgtatttataaatgttttaaaatatagaaTTGTAAGCCCAAAATTACAAAGTGCTTACCAATCAGTAAAAAGCTTAACTGCAATGGAGGATTGACCACAGTGGGATTTTTTAGTGAGTTGTCAAGTTGATGGCGTACCTGTTCGATGACAGTCCGGATGTCTTGCAGCTGCATGACAACCTTGGTTTCTGCAAGGTGTCCCTTGAGGCTGATGTCTAAGGGCTCAAAGACCAGACATCGGTCTGTCCCAAAACTATTGTAGAATTTAACAATATTACATTGGTCCAGCTTGTGGTCCATCAGTTTTTTTAGCATGGATGCCTGGAGATGCATAACATGTTTGACATTCTTATTTGTGTTGACAGCTACAAATACcacacaaaaatggaaatgacaCATTGATCTTGAAGCAATTGCACAACTCCAGCTCATTATAAATGCTGTTacaacagttttaaaaagactaaatatcTTGTCTCTTGGgtaactgtaaaaaacaaacaaacagtgtctCACCTCTCTGACCAGACCCCATGGTCTATTGGAGACCTTTAAAGCCACGATCTTCTTAGTTCTTTTATccacacatttgaaaacatctCCAAAGCCGCCATATCCAAGTCGTGACAGGAACTTATAGTCTTCAATGCAGGAGTCATCAGCAGATGATGAACTTGTAGTCCCCATGGCAGATGTATTGTACCACAAAAATGCTGAAATTGATatggggaagaaagaaaacaaaacaaaaacaaaaaaaaacattaatttaattctttgtaaatacatcattttgtaaaactaatgaattgcatgtgtgtttgaaatCTCATCAGCTATGCACCAATTGGTTTGTGGTAATCTGAAgaatttcaactttttttttgtttacagacctaaatgataatatatttcTGGTGGACCCTCAATATTACTCAGTCTATTTTACAGAGGGACCCTGTGCTATAGTTTGAACATGTTTTAGTTTTCTCAGtccatttcacaacaaaacctGTGACCAGGTAGTTTTACATCTGAACTTTGACTGGAATAACACAATAAGAAAAAGCACTTTTAATCACTTAATATCACAtatttctctcccctctctgtgaTAGCTGGAGCTCAAACAAATTGCTACATCAAAGACATTGAAAAAGTGATATACCTGTAATCTCAATTGACTTTACGGTTCACTTCCTTGGATGTAATGATGACTTTGTTGACTCAGAGAGCTTGATTTTTTGTATGTGCTTCCTTATTTGTACTTGGCAATAAAACTAATTCCAATAAATGAGTCCACATACAGATTCCACTCAGATGTCCATGTGTGACATCAGTTCTACAACATCATTATGATCTCACAAAGAAGAGTTACATATGCACATATTCATGGTGTGGGTGGATTGGGGCTGCAGTGGGTCAGTGCAGAAATACTGGTATGGTCCAGTCATTTTCAATTACTAATCACAACACCACACATTTCACACCACCAGGTAAACTGGCTTAGAGGAAAACACATTCTgtggcagctgtggctcaggaggtagagaggATTGCCCACTAATCAGTCTTTGGGTAAGATACTGAATCCCCAGTTGCTCTCGATGGTTGTGTACCTTGCATATCAAATGAGGatctgtggtctaatttgtcGGTTTAGACAAAAAGTCTGAAACAGTTCATTATTTAAGTTTGTAGGTACCTTTATTCTACGTACATCAGCATCTTACCGCTATCAAACACATGAATCCACTAACAAGGCGGCAGTTgtgctttttaatttaaacaacGATTTCCCATTGAGGATTGCCAAAGTCATGGAAACTTTGTACCAATAGGCAGATCCAAGGTCATTGCTGGTCACTATTTAAGGCACATTTTATCATCCGTGGCAAAGATCTGCACTCTTGGGCTTAACAGTCACAGATCTAATGGAAACTTAGTTTGGGGATCTGTTTATAGAAGCTGCTGAGCACAGGAACAAAGATGGGACAAGGGAATGGTCATTATGTCCTTTTAATCACTTATATGGAAATAATTCAGAGGGTTGGAAATACTTCTCCTTTGACCCGCTTACGCTTTTTTGCTAATTTACTAATTTACTAAATAcaattttttctttcaaaaggGACACATTttgcaatacattttattgcagGCATGCCTGCAATAAAATCCTAAATattctaagtgtgtgtgtgtgcgtgtgtgtgtgtgtgtgtgtgtgtgtgtgtgtgtatggacgCTCAGTTAAGTTTTATGTCATGAGTCTAGTAAATGATGCTAATCATAGGGACAGATGATACACAGTATTCCCCCGTAGGGAGTTCAGtgacacacacaacaacacagccAGATGTATTTGAagcttgtgcatgtgtgtgtgtgtgtgtgtgtgtgtgtgtgtgtgtgtgtgtgtgtgtgtgtgtgtgtgtgtgtgtgtgtgtgtgtgtgtgtgtgtgtgtgtgtgtgtggcaagcAGTAGGAGTAACTCTGGGAATTCATGCATGCTGATTAAATAAGCCTTTTACTGGATAGAAATATACTGAGAGATACTGAGATATATTGATACTGACTTCtaaggcacacaaacacaggtgaatgcaaacacattcaaaatacacaaacttttcaacacacacacacctgaccgTCTCTGTAAGCATCTTTAATCTCAGCTGTCCTCCTCAGCTTTTCTCCTGTTTGAtgcactgtttttcttttcttactaaGTTTCCATTGAAACCACCTCTCCACCATCTGCTCTTCTATTCAGAGGGGGCTTCGGCCCCGGGCCTGGCTGGCACCTAAggtcagagggagagagagagagagagacagagagagagagagagagagagagagagagagagagagagagagagagagagagagagagagagagagagagagtgtttgtgtgtgtgtgtgtgtgtgtgtgtgtgtgtgtgtgtgtgtgtgtgtgtttgtgtgtgtgtgtgtgtgtgtgtgtgtgtgtgtgtgtgtgtgtgtttgtgtgtgagtgtggatgTGGACAATGACCCAGCTGGACAACCCCCCACACATACTTCAAACACAACTCAGTGAGACCTTACACCGTGACCAGGCCATCGGCATCTTTCAAGATGGGTGTTAGGTGCACGGGAGGGTGAGAGGGCTGGATGGaatttatttgtgtatgtttgacTCTATGTTAagtctgtatgtgtctgtagATGAGCCTTGTCTGCTCACACCAGTAAATCTATCCATCATTTTTTCATACACAAGAGTATCAGGTCCTAAAAAAGTGCAGCACAGATGAGTAACTGATCAATATAAATGGTCCAAGACTAAAACTGTTAACATCTGCTTGTCTCCCCCAAGTAATTCTAACTTGCTGTACTCTCATTGATTACTAAAAGAAATATCATGATGCTGCCTTCATTATCTGTATAATTCATGGTAAGACTCGATACATAAACAAgatcaaatatttaatcacTGCCCAAAAGAATCCCTAAGAACATTCACAGTTCCCTCAGAATATGTTTAAATTACCTTAAAAATGGTAAATAAGAGGCACCCTTGATACgaattttcttcatttaaaagtgggatATGTCTTATACACTGGTGCATCCTGTACACCAGTAAAATGCAGTATTTAGTTATAGGTCTATAAAAGGCCATCCACACTAAGAgcgataactataacaataactataaagataacaatgtgagcatccacacttatgaactacaACGTCCTGTAAACAGTCGTGTCAAGCACGTGCTGCgcattccagctgtgtctgcaactaatgaaaatagattGATAACCTcttactgctgtatgttttacagagaaataaaaagaaaaccagaatGGTTCACAGGCAGgtggtgattcagtgtgttgttcAGAAGTATTTTGGGACACTAttgttgtgatgtttcagtatttacaaaTCAAACTGGTGTTGAAGCATGATGTGCAAAAAGCACATAGAtaagcagcttttattgagctgtggcagtgacacacagtatgagcacagatctgaaagcctaactttattgtttttccactggatggaagaGCAGGTGAGCTCAGAGCTCATAGCTCTGATGAAGAATTTTTGGGACTCGACTGAGGAATTAGGGAAATGATAGCAGATTGCATAGTCATTGTAAAGCATGGTGGGAAGTGGAGCTGATATGTCCTGGAAGATTTTATGAAACTCTATGCTGTTACCATCACCACCTGGTGTTTCCCCATCTAAGGGAACTTCAATGGCAGATTTATACAAACTACAATAAAACTCTTGAAAGGCTTGgtgaatgtttttgttcacCAGCCATAGAcccattaaaatcacattttgcaAAAAGAgaatgtttattttccatttgttAGAGTTGGAGTGCTAGCATTCCAGCCTTGTCTCCAGATTCATCGTATTTCCTGCGTATTTGAAACAGAGCAAATTATGTCTCCTCGTGTACGATTTCTTGCATGTCAGATCTTATCAGTAATAGTAAATTGAGGTCTAGGTTTTTTGGGGCGAAGCATTTCTAAAATCTTAAGTAAAGTCattagatttcttttttttgtctagcattttcttcttttttctgtggAATAACTCATTATCCAAAATCAGCACATGGCTTTTGAAGTATCCCATACCATTTGGACACATGGGTGTGTTTAGATTCATGACAACAAATTCAGACACTTTTCCCcttattttaaagataaattcTTCATCTTTCAAAGGAGAGCTATTGAATCTCTATTGTAAAGGCTTGTGTTTATTGACTAGATGATAGAAAATAACAGACGGAGGTGCAttgtcaaatataataatactactaatctGAGAATCTAACACATCCAAAGTCTACAGTTGGGTCACTGGCCACAGTGAAGTCGCCTCCCATCAAAATGGGATCTCCAGTAAactttgatgaaaaaaaaaaaaaaaaaaaaaaaaaaaaaaaaaagtgcattttgtAAAGACTTATGaacaaatcaacaaacaaacaaacaaacaaacaaacaaacaaacaaacaaacaaacaaacaaacaaacaaacaaacaaacaacaacaactaagaTATATATCCCATCCTTATCAgctatttgttttattactcTGAAAGAAATTCTCATTGTGATCAAGATGCTGACAACCCTAGTTGCTCCACTGCCTGGGACTGAGAATACTTGTCCAACCCATCCCTGCTTTAATTTAGGCATTTCAGTCTCTTTAAGGTGTACTTCTTGTAGCATTATGAAATCGCATGGTAAAGATTCCATATGTGAGATGATCTTACAGcgtttcactttattttaaacccCATTTTGTTACAAGATATCAATTTTATTATTTGAGGATCCATATGTATTCAAACCAAATATATTGATCAGTAGGAACCTTGCCTGAGTgtataacatttatattctgcacCAAGTAGTGCGAATAGAGGGTTGCACCtagcaaacaaataaatagcaAAATGCCACAaggcacacaaacaacaaaaaagagacCTATACCCTATCTGTCTTTTATCCATGAGCAAACATGAATGGGTTCAGTTATCTGCAATGTTTAGGTCATCAGCTCTGATCTTGGCCGAGGCACAGTGAGTTGCACTTCGTTTGGTCTGCCCATTTAGTAGCAATGGAAGTTTAACTGATTTGAGTTGGTGCCTAAACATTATTAAACTAAAGTCAGCGCACCATGAAAAAAAATCGAGCAGAACAATgttaataatgtattaattgCACAATTTTGTTCATATACTAAATCTGGCCCTACATCACTGTTCCTTTCCATTAAACTTAAATGATCCAGAAACAACTCACATCAGTCTGCCAGTGTGCTTCTGGAGTGCCTCAAActtgtgcaaaaatatatgGAAGAGGTTGGGTTCTTCTTCTTGGGTTCAGTTCTTTAGCTGCTtccttttgatttttgaagatATGTTTGTTTCCATTAACAGTGACAATGAGCCTTGTGGGTGTAGAATGTCATAGAGGCAATCTGTACTAGAGTTTTTTCCTGATATCTGCATATTTCGCTTGTTTTCATTGGAGCTCCACAGGTACTGGTGGATGTAAAACAGCTTTCCTGTCCAAGTCAAGCTCTTTTTACTTGCTGCTCTTAGGATCCCTTGCAAGTAGTCTCATTGTAGCATTAGGGGCAGGGAGGAAGGCTGCAAAGTTCCTTTTCCACTTCTGGTAACTGGTCAGTGGAATGGTAATCCAAGTCCTTGGTAAATTCTTAAACTTTCTTCTCGGTACTGCATTGGTCCCTCTGTTCCTCTATTTATATCCCACAGTGTCTTATTTCATCCTTTGATCGCGTCATTAAGTCTGTCAGATCTAGACTCAATTAGTTTTTAATGCTAATGAAAAAAAGCTGCTATGCCCAGGCTGATGGTTCTTCGTCACCCATGATTTATTTGTAGGCCGTGCAgtctgtgtcttgtttttgtatCCACACAACAATATACCTTGCTGGTATGTTTAAATGCAGTTTATGTTGTTAATagtgtttgtttattatattagaAGCAGTATTTGACCACATGTAAGGTCTGTAGTTGTGAGAGGCCACCAGTGCGCCTTTCCTCTCTTGTCATGTGATCTGTTTAGAATCAGAATTTGTTAACTTTTAACCCTAAGGTGCAGAAAATGCAACTTTATATAAAGACAACGCATATACACATCATaccatttaaacacattttaatacatcaAAACCGAATTGTctgtattttatacattattttacaccAATGCTTTACAAATAATGAGCTGTCAAATAATTAAGGagtttcttttatattttagacTTCAGTTTTCCTCATCCTTGTCTCTGTTGATAATCATAAGAACATTTTCCAAAGCCTCTTACGGATATAGTTAATATTATTCTATTTCTGTTGAGAGCAAAAAGTGATTTATAACACACTAATATGCTTTTATCTGCCTTATTAGCgtgggaaagaaagaaagatatcaAATGTGAAACCGTGGATGATAAATTGGCGCACTGAATAAATACTGAATCCTTAGTTAGCTGACGACATATTTGACAAAGTGACATAGTGTTGCCATAGCATGCATGATCTTATGAAAGCTGTTTGTTTGGGTAAGAGATATATAGATACTGTGGATGTGTGTTCACTCGTGACGTCATAACATCAAATATCTGTTGTCCACATCTGCAACACTGGCCGCTGTTACGCACCCCATATTTTATTTCCTCAGGGAACAAGAaaattgttttatattcagCAAAGGGATCAAGAAGAAACCTATGACCAACCTGGGCCACCTTTTCAGAGGAAAGTCATGTGATGTAGACTTTGATCTGTCATGCCACGTTTAGTGATAGGATTTATAACTCTCTTCCATCTGGTAGCTATCTTACAGAGACTTCAATGGTTCGGGTAAAGCTCTCTTGTTGTGTCCCTCTGtctggagagaaggaggagaaggaggagagagaaagtcCTGTCATGTTTTCACAGACAGGCAATAAATTGGCAATTCTGAATGGAGGGGACTCATAATACAAGTTAATGGCTCTCTGGTAAAAAGCTGAGTTTCCAAAAATGGTTTGGGTAGTGGCCAATTTTCAGTCATACGTGACACTCGACTCAGTgctgaatatgaaaatgtttataatgtgaTTGAGATTAACTGGAAGATTAAAAGGTGGATGTTTACACCAAAGTGTAGCACTTTCAAGGGTCAAaagtctttatatttattactgaAAGCTTGTTTTGAAGTTCAAGACCTCTTAGCTATAATGGAAACAGTTTCATCACATTattctttacttcctctctctaAATATACATGGCCTCCGTTCAAAACATTTGCTTGATTTATGGCTTGGTAATTTCAGTgatattatattctattactgtatgtctgtatttttataGCAGTTAATCAAAAAAGAGCACATTATTAACCAGCACATCCCATGAGAAGTACTGCTTGcttgaaatgtgaaaaaacttGCAGAATTAAGATAGAGATTAAGCAAGAAATTCAACAACGTCTATGTTTATTCCTCACTAATCAAAACTAGACATTTTGTTCAGTCTCATTTAACTCTCATGCTGCTCACACATGTACTAACCCATTCATGCAAAATTGTTTTCAGTTAATCATGTACTGCAGACATCGGAGCTAAGAAAGTTTCATGTAACCCTTTCCTGGAACTTCTTATCTCCAGTCATAGCTTAATAGCGGCTTCTTACACCAGTGTTCCTAAAAAAATCAGTGTGCATGTGGTACTAGTAAAGGTAATTCTTGTtattcaaataatttaaaaggtGACATAATTTTTTTGCCTTTCAAATCCAAAAACAGATTAGCGCAAAAGCGCAAGAAAGAGATTATACAGTGTTTGTCATATTTGTTCATTCTCTAACAAACTCCACAGACAAACTTGGTCTGCCAAAGAAAGACTATATAATTGGCCAGCTTCCGGAAGACAGCTCAAGAAGCTATGTAAACAGTagtcatttctttttctcatgGAAACCACATAAGTACATCTGCATGTGTTTGAGCCCAAATCCAATCCAAATATGCAAGCAGACAATGtaaacaaccttagcaacaaaggctgcAAAACAGACAGCCACTTCTGGGCACaagatatgatacaatatactttattgtccccatagagaaatttgtcttggacttaATGCTGCATGCATGACTGCCTCCACAGTTACAGCAGACAACATATGCACAAAACAGCACCAGCTGCTCCAATCAcaacaataaattacacataaCAAAATACTGCACACACCCCATAATAAAACACCATGAGATCATTGCAAAATCATTACAGcattatttaaaagtttgattgaGATAGGTACAAGTCAGTTTTTAAAACAGTTAAGTTTACAGTGGGGGACTCTGTAGTCTGCCAGAGGGCAAGAGCTCATATTCTGTCTGGAGGATATTTAAATGATCAGTCAATATCCTCTGAGCTTGCCTCAGAACAGACTGCTCATATAATGACTGGAGGGTGGGCACAAATGAACAATCTTACATCATCACTTGGAGGAAGTGGAAGTAACTTTGCAAACAAATTATATAAAGCAGAGTGAAGACACACTTagaagttttgtttttccagagGAAATTTGTTGTTATATTGACACAGCTTGGGAATTAAGAGGTTCTGCTATTAGAGGTAAACAAAAAAGTATTATCTCAAATATTCTTACATGAGtaacatattttcttcttaaCACTTTTTTGGGAATAACAAATCTTTAATTGAAGTAGAAGTTCAGGATAATGATTAAGTCTTGCTCATGCAGAAATGAAGTAAGACACATAAAGTGCAATGATTGATAGTACGCTTTGTAAACAGACTGCCTGGACATGTTATGGTGGTTTGATGAtgagtgtggtgtgtgtgtagacatACATACGTACTGGTGTACATATAAAGGTA belongs to Scomber scombrus chromosome 2, fScoSco1.1, whole genome shotgun sequence and includes:
- the LOC133985754 gene encoding homeodomain-interacting protein kinase 3-like → MGTTSSSSADDSCIEDYKFLSRLGYGGFGDVFKCVDKRTKKIVALKVSNRPWGLVREASMLKKLMDHKLDQCNIVKFYNSFGTDRCLVFEPLDISLKGHLAETKVVMQLQDIRTVIEQMAEALDALKKIGVIHSDVNTNNIMLMDRVRPFRVKLIDFGMAISTCSAEQSHIDHGYSNRAPEIILRLPFTEAIDMWSLGCVMGKMVVGSILFPGRNNYEMLQYIVDLLGLPPAHVINVGSESRDYFTETDSQHWELIEYWGLRKSDNRRYTFRSLDEVITINKSEADEMKECINLLKAMLQWDARERIIPSEVLAHPLITRSYLNKSSSLNNCYSQIKCVVPRNEVCLVDVGNMRMALWPQFPSRAAPVQTSSGQQQLWQKEFVLQNLFN